The Litchfieldia alkalitelluris genome has a window encoding:
- a CDS encoding alpha/beta hydrolase, giving the protein MWVWEANNPRGVLVIVHGANEHHGRYKWLIEQWYAEGFNVVIGDLPGQGETTKKERGHIDSFDEYITVIEEWIKKAESYQVPIFILGHSMGGLAVIRTLQEKELPITGVLLSSPCLGLVNPPSIFLDILTKGINIFIPRLRINSGVSVDNATRSEMVRDEGLRDPLYNKYVSIRWYRELAGAMIQASKEVNKFPNLPLLVLQGGDDKIVDKTAVKQWFNHVTSNEKTYKEYPHLYHEVFNEPEKEEVFTYALSFVKALL; this is encoded by the coding sequence ATGTGGGTTTGGGAAGCGAATAATCCTAGAGGAGTTTTAGTTATAGTCCATGGAGCAAATGAGCATCATGGAAGATATAAATGGTTGATTGAACAATGGTATGCAGAAGGCTTTAATGTCGTCATTGGTGACCTTCCGGGACAAGGTGAAACCACAAAAAAAGAGCGCGGGCACATTGACTCCTTTGATGAATATATTACTGTCATTGAGGAATGGATTAAGAAGGCTGAATCTTATCAAGTTCCAATTTTTATATTAGGACATAGTATGGGTGGTTTAGCTGTCATTCGAACATTACAGGAAAAAGAATTGCCGATCACTGGAGTACTTTTATCCTCACCGTGCCTCGGATTAGTGAATCCACCTTCGATTTTTTTAGATATATTGACAAAAGGTATAAACATCTTTATTCCAAGACTAAGAATTAATAGTGGAGTTTCTGTCGACAATGCAACTAGAAGTGAAATGGTTCGAGATGAAGGACTTAGGGACCCATTATATAATAAATACGTATCGATAAGGTGGTACCGTGAACTGGCAGGAGCAATGATTCAAGCCAGCAAAGAAGTGAATAAGTTTCCGAATCTCCCGTTATTGGTTCTCCAAGGTGGGGATGATAAAATAGTAGACAAAACTGCTGTGAAACAGTGGTTTAATCATGTAACCTCGAATGAGAAGACTTATAAAGAATACCCCCATTTATACCATGAGGTGTTCAATGAACCTGAAAAAGAGGAAGTGTTTACATATGCACTTTCTTTCGTGAAGGCTCTTTTGTGA
- a CDS encoding TIGR01212 family radical SAM protein (This family includes YhcC from E. coli K-12, an uncharacterized radical SAM protein.): protein MDQNNRFLYASDNKRYHTWNYHLRQHFGHKVFKVALDGGFDCPNRDGTVAHGGCTFCSAAGSGDFAGDRADDLLTQFHTIKDKMHEKWKDGKYMAYFQAYTNTHAPVSELREKFESVLNQEGVVGISIATRPDCLPDDVVEYLAELNERTYLWVELGLQTVHERTALLINRAHDYQCYIDGVNKLRKHNIRICSHLINGLPLENYDMMMETAREVAKLDVQGIKIHLLHLLKGTPMVKQYEKGMLEFLSLDNYVSLVCDQLEILPPEMIVHRITGDGPIDLMIGPMWSVNKWEVLNRIDAELKRRDSYQGKFYKKEAEKV, encoded by the coding sequence TTGGATCAGAATAACCGTTTTTTATATGCATCAGATAACAAACGTTACCATACTTGGAATTACCATTTGAGACAACATTTTGGACACAAAGTCTTTAAAGTGGCTTTAGACGGAGGGTTTGATTGCCCAAATAGAGATGGTACGGTTGCACATGGAGGCTGTACCTTTTGTAGTGCTGCAGGTTCAGGTGATTTTGCAGGTGACCGTGCCGATGATCTTTTAACACAGTTTCATACGATTAAAGATAAAATGCATGAGAAATGGAAAGACGGCAAATATATGGCTTATTTCCAAGCCTATACGAACACCCATGCACCCGTTTCAGAGCTCAGAGAAAAATTCGAATCTGTTCTGAATCAAGAAGGTGTAGTAGGTATATCTATTGCTACTCGACCAGATTGTCTACCTGATGATGTTGTCGAGTATTTAGCTGAATTAAATGAACGGACGTATTTATGGGTTGAACTTGGTCTTCAAACTGTTCATGAACGTACTGCTCTTCTAATTAATCGTGCTCATGATTATCAATGTTATATTGATGGAGTAAATAAATTAAGAAAGCATAATATTCGAATCTGCTCCCATCTTATTAATGGTCTTCCTTTAGAAAACTATGACATGATGATGGAAACCGCACGAGAGGTAGCTAAGCTTGATGTTCAAGGAATCAAAATTCATTTATTACATTTATTAAAAGGGACACCTATGGTGAAACAATATGAAAAAGGAATGCTCGAGTTTTTGTCATTAGATAATTATGTATCTCTAGTATGTGATCAGTTGGAGATTTTACCACCAGAAATGATTGTTCACCGAATAACTGGTGATGGTCCGATTGATTTGATGATTGGGCCTATGTGGAGTGTGAATAAATGGGAAGTATTAAATCGAATCGATGCAGAATTAAAAAGACGAGACAGCTATCAAGGGAAATTTTATAAAAAGGAAGCTGAGAAGGTATGA
- a CDS encoding CBO0543 family protein, with translation MSANINVGNNIETYIYLSVFLIGSILLYLFLRINWKSYGLLFILATVIGNLLCFIFVQLGFYSYPYVILPKFENMPYTAISLSFPIYVLILVRYSPKRWPWKIPFYWAFINLGLLSEYYALHYTSIIKYGFEWDTWDSYTWWWIYFLLFEWIGGQLIPDKDRKPLHIKHLHYGKLGWGLIHLILITTIFLAGYYVGTLTKK, from the coding sequence ATGAGTGCCAATATCAATGTTGGGAATAATATTGAAACATACATATATTTATCTGTATTTTTGATAGGGAGTATTTTATTATATTTATTTTTAAGGATTAATTGGAAAAGCTATGGTTTATTATTTATCCTAGCAACAGTTATTGGGAATTTATTATGTTTTATTTTTGTCCAACTGGGCTTTTATTCTTATCCGTATGTGATACTACCTAAATTTGAAAATATGCCATATACAGCTATTTCCCTTTCCTTTCCTATTTATGTTCTGATTTTGGTAAGGTATAGTCCCAAAAGGTGGCCATGGAAAATCCCTTTTTATTGGGCATTTATCAATTTGGGGTTACTATCTGAATATTATGCATTGCATTATACAAGTATCATAAAATACGGCTTTGAATGGGATACCTGGGACTCTTACACATGGTGGTGGATTTATTTTCTATTATTTGAGTGGATTGGTGGCCAACTTATCCCAGACAAGGACCGAAAACCGCTCCATATTAAGCACCTACATTATGGAAAACTAGGTTGGGGCTTAATCCATTTGATATTAATTACAACAATTTTCCTTGCAGGCTATTACGTTGGAACCCTAACTAAAAAGTAA
- a CDS encoding phosphatase PAP2 family protein, with amino-acid sequence MLSKILIHCYTLECQLFHQVNRHYDIRMLNRLFTTLTHLGGATFTIAITLIIALFAPEPIRIVGIVCAISLALSHIPVAIIKKKYPRLRPYLVLEQSKHQKNPLKDHSFPSGHTTAVFSVVIPIIMMRPSLAIILLPLACLVAISRVYLGLHYPSDILVGGLLGSTVAFCVYFSSMAIFPSVFLN; translated from the coding sequence ATGCTTTCAAAAATCCTTATTCATTGTTACACCCTAGAGTGTCAACTATTTCACCAGGTTAATCGACATTATGATATTAGGATGTTGAATCGGTTGTTCACCACTCTGACCCATCTTGGCGGAGCTACATTTACAATTGCGATCACGTTAATTATCGCTCTTTTTGCACCTGAACCAATCCGTATAGTTGGGATAGTCTGCGCCATTTCGTTAGCACTAAGTCATATCCCTGTTGCTATCATTAAGAAAAAATATCCAAGACTCCGTCCATATTTAGTTCTTGAACAATCAAAACACCAGAAGAACCCATTAAAAGATCACTCTTTTCCATCAGGTCATACAACAGCTGTTTTTTCAGTAGTCATACCAATTATTATGATGAGACCTTCCTTAGCCATTATTTTACTTCCTCTAGCTTGTCTCGTAGCAATTTCAAGAGTGTATTTAGGATTGCATTATCCATCAGATATTCTTGTTGGTGGGTTACTTGGTTCAACGGTAGCATTTTGTGTCTATTTTTCATCTATGGCGATTTTCCCTT
- a CDS encoding gamma carbonic anhydrase, with protein MRYPYKDKTPNIAESVFVADFVTITGDVTIGDKSSIWFNSVIRGDVAPTIIGKRVNIQDNSCLHQSPNNPLIIEDDVTVGHQVILHSSIIRKNALIGMGSIILDGAEIGEGAFIGAGSLVPPGKKIPPNTLALGRPAKVVRELTEEDKKDMERIRTEYVEKGQYYKSLQS; from the coding sequence ATGAGATATCCATATAAAGATAAGACTCCAAACATTGCAGAATCAGTCTTTGTCGCTGACTTTGTAACGATTACAGGAGATGTGACAATTGGTGATAAAAGCTCAATCTGGTTTAATTCTGTAATTAGAGGTGATGTTGCACCGACGATTATAGGTAAAAGAGTCAATATTCAAGATAACTCATGCTTACATCAAAGTCCTAATAACCCTCTCATTATCGAGGATGATGTAACGGTTGGTCATCAGGTGATACTACATAGTTCCATTATTAGAAAGAATGCACTAATTGGTATGGGATCAATCATTCTTGATGGTGCTGAGATTGGTGAAGGTGCCTTTATTGGTGCAGGAAGTTTAGTTCCGCCAGGTAAAAAAATACCACCAAATACACTTGCCCTAGGAAGACCCGCAAAAGTTGTTCGTGAGTTAACGGAAGAGGATAAAAAAGACATGGAACGTATTCGTACCGAGTATGTAGAAAAAGGACAGTATTATAAATCGCTACAGTCATAA
- a CDS encoding YtzC family protein translates to MATRKSVEDFLAQCEDTIRYAQEQITIGRQQEHYNATEYTDALEQLEERVNDLAHLALSCNGQQREQLHRMRLQLQQLQNDLTLDENIIQEYK, encoded by the coding sequence ATGGCCACTCGTAAATCTGTCGAGGATTTTTTAGCACAATGTGAAGACACAATTCGATATGCACAAGAACAAATAACAATAGGGCGCCAACAAGAGCATTATAATGCAACTGAGTATACAGATGCATTAGAACAACTAGAAGAACGTGTCAATGACTTAGCTCATCTGGCCCTCAGCTGTAATGGTCAACAAAGAGAGCAGTTACACCGTATGCGACTACAGCTACAACAACTTCAAAATGATTTAACATTAGATGAAAACATCATTCAAGAATATAAATAA
- a CDS encoding tetraprenyl-beta-curcumene synthase family protein: protein MKVPTHPFPLMGKVYNDVIPTVHKYLGHWRKKAENIPNPELRKQALASIDSKTFHCEGGSIMAILAHNHMEQCIKFIVAYQTISDYLDNLCDRSTSLDPVDFRALHESMPHALTIGQTTTNYYRYRNEQDDGGYLEDLVQTCQEALAQTFHYEKIVTHLKELAGYYCDLQVHKHVEVKERVPRLEQWFEHHKPLLPEMEWYEFSACSGSTLGIFCLVAHAFQDEFEQEAADKIRNGYFPYIQGLHILLDYLIDQEEDRKGGDLNFCFYYPHEEKLIARLKHFVLQADKHISGLPNEKFHKLINRGLLGIYLSDEKVRKQKKVSQIAKEMIKCGGSTSYFFYMNGRAYRTFQKVSGVFAR, encoded by the coding sequence GTGAAAGTACCAACACATCCATTTCCGTTGATGGGAAAGGTGTATAATGATGTGATTCCAACAGTTCATAAATATTTAGGCCATTGGCGTAAGAAGGCGGAGAACATACCAAATCCAGAGCTACGAAAACAGGCTCTTGCCAGTATTGATTCAAAGACCTTTCATTGTGAGGGCGGTTCTATCATGGCGATACTAGCTCACAATCACATGGAACAATGTATCAAGTTTATTGTTGCATATCAAACCATCAGCGATTATTTAGATAACCTTTGTGATCGAAGTACATCACTAGATCCAGTGGATTTTCGCGCCTTACATGAATCAATGCCACATGCATTAACCATTGGCCAAACTACAACAAATTATTACCGTTACAGAAATGAACAAGATGATGGTGGGTATTTAGAGGATTTAGTCCAGACATGTCAGGAAGCACTTGCCCAAACATTTCATTATGAGAAAATTGTTACTCACTTAAAAGAGTTGGCAGGCTATTATTGTGATTTACAAGTACATAAGCATGTGGAAGTAAAGGAGCGGGTTCCAAGACTTGAACAATGGTTTGAACATCATAAACCTTTATTACCAGAGATGGAGTGGTATGAATTCTCAGCTTGTTCTGGATCAACCTTAGGGATCTTTTGTCTAGTAGCACACGCCTTTCAAGACGAGTTTGAGCAAGAAGCTGCTGATAAAATTAGAAATGGTTATTTTCCTTATATTCAGGGGCTTCACATCTTATTGGATTATTTAATTGATCAAGAAGAAGATCGAAAAGGAGGAGATCTAAACTTCTGCTTTTATTATCCTCATGAAGAAAAACTTATTGCCCGTCTAAAACATTTTGTTTTACAGGCAGACAAGCATATTTCAGGACTTCCTAATGAGAAATTCCATAAGCTTATTAACAGGGGGCTTCTTGGTATATACCTTTCAGATGAAAAGGTGCGGAAACAAAAAAAAGTCTCACAAATAGCCAAGGAAATGATCAAGTGTGGTGGAAGCACCTCTTATTTTTTCTATATGAATGGACGTGCATACCGTACCTTTCAAAAGGTTTCAGGTGTGTTTGCGAGATAA
- a CDS encoding tRNA (mnm(5)s(2)U34)-methyltransferase gives MKLERILPYARKLLGLAVTSGDIVIDATVGNGHDTAFLASLVGENGHVYGFDIQNVAIINTEVKLMQENLLSQVTLLQKSHDQIKDYIPIELQGKVAAAIFNLGYLPGGDKGIVTKPDSTIDAIEQLLEIMKPEGIIVLVIYHGHEEGAYERDELLKYVANIDQKVAHVLNYRFINQVNNPPFIIAIEKR, from the coding sequence ATGAAGTTAGAACGAATTCTTCCTTATGCTCGAAAACTTCTTGGCTTGGCTGTTACAAGCGGAGACATCGTGATTGATGCCACGGTAGGTAATGGGCATGATACAGCCTTTCTAGCAAGCCTCGTTGGTGAAAATGGGCATGTTTATGGTTTTGATATACAAAACGTGGCAATAATCAATACAGAAGTAAAGCTTATGCAAGAAAACTTATTGTCTCAAGTGACTCTTCTCCAAAAGAGTCATGATCAAATAAAGGATTACATCCCTATTGAGTTGCAGGGAAAGGTTGCTGCAGCAATCTTTAATCTTGGCTATCTTCCTGGTGGTGATAAAGGTATTGTCACTAAGCCAGATTCAACAATAGACGCTATTGAACAATTACTTGAGATCATGAAACCAGAAGGGATCATTGTTTTAGTCATTTATCATGGTCATGAAGAGGGCGCCTATGAAAGGGACGAACTTTTAAAATATGTCGCCAATATTGATCAGAAAGTGGCACATGTTCTAAATTACCGTTTTATTAATCAAGTGAATAACCCTCCATTTATTATTGCTATCGAAAAAAGATAA
- a CDS encoding glycogen biosynthesis protein GlgD produces the protein MKKRSDQNNPEQKTQNGHNSEFGEEQLSAIEKVKRMNSKKGQPIKSKQRPEY, from the coding sequence ATGAAGAAGCGTTCTGATCAAAACAATCCAGAGCAAAAGACGCAAAACGGTCATAATAGTGAATTTGGTGAGGAACAACTTAGCGCCATTGAAAAAGTGAAAAGAATGAATTCTAAAAAAGGGCAACCAATCAAATCGAAACAACGACCAGAATATTAA